From Erigeron canadensis isolate Cc75 chromosome 8, C_canadensis_v1, whole genome shotgun sequence, one genomic window encodes:
- the LOC122579120 gene encoding berberine bridge enzyme-like 27 — MKFFTSKFVLSFILTLSISFFIPTSTTSDFFDCISQSISTNSSNIVFTPNESLYTTILQSTIQNLRFNSTTTPKPLAIITPLTYSHVQATIICSVEFGHQIRIRSGGHDYEGLSYTSFDQTTFILLDVNQFRSVKVDLEAKTAWVESGATLGELSYWVSKESNNSLGFPTGECTSVGVGGQLSGGGFGTMARKYGLSSDNVIDALLVDVNGRIMDRDTMGEDLFWAIRGGGGGSFGVVLSWKINLVYVPPIVTVFSLPKKLDKFATQLVNKWQYIGNNITNDLFMNLLISPLQQNGTMLVTINGLFLGRANELIAIMDDEFPELGLQVDNCTEMSYIESVVYYSVYLRGQSVETLVERRPWPKNYYKFKSDYVERPIPEESLEELWKWCLEENLILAMEPQGGKMSEIDETAIPYPHRKGNLYIIQYIMRWDDEGFNTTENHVASIRRVYEKMTPFVSKNPRGAYVNFRDLDLGTDGDTCSTSYVKAMEWGNKYFKSNFKRLAMVKGEIDPTNFFCNEQSIPPLVLSQSF, encoded by the coding sequence atgaaattcttCACAAGTAAATTTGTACTATCATTTATCCTAACTCTTTCTATTAGTTTTTTCATACCAACAAGCACTACTAGTGACTTTTTTGATTGCATCTCTCAAAGTATTTCAACAAACTCATCAAACATTGTTTTCACTCCTAATGAATCATTATACACAACTATCCTTCAATCTACAATCCAAAACCTAAGGTTTAACTCAACCACAACTCCAAAACCATTAGCAATAATCACACCTTTGACATATTCCCATGTTCAAGCCACTATTATATGCAGCGTAGAATTCGGACACCAAATCCGAATCCGAAGTGGTGGTCATGACTATGAAGGGCTTTCCTACACCTCTTTTGATCAAACTACTTTCATCCTTCTTGATGTTAACCAATTTCGGTCAGTTAAGGTTGATTTAGAAGCTAAAACTGCATGGGTCGAATCCGGGGCAACTCTTGGTGAACTTTCTTATTGGGTGTCTAAGGAAAGTAATAATAGTCTTGGGTTCCCAACAGGGGAATGCACTTCTGTGGGTGTTGGTGGGCAACTAAGTGGAGGAGGTTTTGGCACAATGGCTAGGAAATACGGTTTATCGTCTGACAACGTAATCGATGCACTTTTAGTTGATGTGAATGGAAGGATTATGGATAGGGATACAATGGGTGAAGATTTGTTTTGGGCAATTAGAGGAGGAGGGGGTGGTAGTTTTGGTGTTGTGTTATCTTGGAAGattaatcttgtttatgttcCACCAATTGTTACAGTTTTTAGTCTTCCTAAAAAGCTAGACAAATTTGCTACTCAATTGGTTAACAAGTGGCAATATATTGGAAACAATATTACAAATGATTTGTTCATGAACTTGCTAATAAGTCCACTTCAACAAAATGGTACAATGCTAGTGACAATTAATGGGCTTTTTTTGGGGAGGGCTAATGAGCTTATAGCTATAATGGATGATGAATTTCCTGAATTAGGATTACAAGTAGATAATTGTACGGAGATGAGTTATATAGAATCGGTAGTGTATTATTCGGTTTACTTAAGAGGACAAAGTGTTGAAACACTCGTAGAAAGAAGACCATGGCCTAAAAACTACTACAAGTTTAAATCAGACTATGTAGAGAGACCGATTCCAGAAGAATCGCTTGAAGAGCTATGGAAATGGTGTTTAGAAGAAAATTTGATTCTAGCAATGGAGCCACAAGGTGGAAAGATGAGCGAGATTGATGAAACCGCTATTCCTTACCCACATAGGAAAGGAAATTTGTATATCATACAATATATCATGAGATGGGATGATGAAGGATTCAACACAACCGAAAACCATGTTGCTTCTATAAGAAGGGTATATGAAAAAATGACACCATTTGTGTCCAAGAACCCAAGGGGAGCTTATGTGAACTTTAGGGATTTGGATTTGGGTACAGATGGTGATACATGTAGCACAAGTTATGTCAAAGCAATGGAGTGGGGAAACAAGTATTTTAAGAGCAATTTTAAGAGGTTGGCAATGGTGAAAGGTGAAATCGATCCAACAAATTTCTTCTGTAATGAACAAAGCATCCCACCACTAGTTTTGTCACAGTcgttttaa